In a genomic window of Sulfurimonas denitrificans DSM 1251:
- a CDS encoding YaiI/YqxD family protein yields the protein MRLFIDGDAFPNTLKPILFRSIQRLNLEVFVVSNKPVTIGKSKLIRYLIVEQGADEADNHIVELVEEGDLVITADIPLADRVISKAAHAIDHRGELYSVDNIKHYLAMRNLMEKIRESGEMTKGPKPFNQKDAHQFANQLNKFLAKNIIKI from the coding sequence GTGCGGCTTTTTATAGATGGTGATGCTTTTCCAAATACACTAAAACCGATTCTTTTCCGCTCAATCCAGAGACTAAATCTTGAAGTTTTTGTTGTCTCAAACAAGCCTGTAACGATAGGAAAATCAAAACTGATTAGATATCTTATAGTTGAACAAGGTGCAGATGAAGCGGATAATCATATAGTTGAACTTGTAGAAGAGGGCGATTTGGTTATTACCGCAGATATTCCCCTCGCAGATAGAGTTATAAGTAAAGCGGCACATGCAATTGATCATAGAGGTGAGCTTTATAGTGTTGATAATATAAAACACTATTTAGCCATGAGAAATTTAATGGAAAAGATAAGAGAGAGCGGAGAAATGACAAAAGGACCAAAGCCTTTTAATCAAAAAGATGCTCATCAATTTGCAAATCAACTCAATAAATTCCTAGCTAAAAATATAATAAAAATATAA
- the ffh gene encoding signal recognition particle protein, with amino-acid sequence MFDILTDSFTNAIKKIRFNDDDKALTKALDELKKSLLRADVNHKVVKDLIFKVQIETKKNGIGKDQFLEALRNALYELLEIGGNRGFVFASKPPTVILMTGLQGSGKTTTTAKLANYLKNKQKKVMVVAADLQRLAAVEQLRQLTQQVGVELYEDESTKNPVEVVTAALKKANSGIYDVVLIDTAGRLAIDNELMDELEAVKYAANPSEIFYVADSMTGQDAIKTATAFKEKIGIDGVILSKYDGDSKGGIALGLSSQVQVPLRFIGSGEKIEDLEVFLPERVVNRLMGFGDIEGLAERTSSVIDEKQAKKFTSKIKKGEFNFNDFLEQMESMKKMGSMKSLMGMIPGMGNMSKALKDFDLENSSELKNIKAMVSSMTMKERENPDLLNNSRKGRIAKGCGLEIVEINRMIKQFKNAGKMAKRFSGKNGMKDLQAMMGQMGGAGAFR; translated from the coding sequence ATGTTTGATATACTAACAGATTCATTTACAAATGCTATTAAAAAAATTCGTTTTAACGATGATGATAAAGCCCTCACCAAGGCTCTTGACGAGCTTAAAAAATCTCTCTTAAGGGCTGATGTAAACCATAAAGTTGTAAAAGATTTAATATTTAAAGTTCAAATAGAGACTAAGAAAAATGGTATCGGAAAAGATCAATTTTTAGAAGCTTTGCGAAATGCTCTTTATGAACTCTTAGAGATTGGCGGAAACAGAGGTTTTGTTTTTGCTTCAAAACCTCCAACCGTTATTCTAATGACTGGACTTCAGGGGTCTGGAAAAACTACAACAACAGCAAAATTAGCAAACTATTTAAAAAACAAGCAAAAAAAAGTGATGGTTGTAGCAGCTGACTTACAGCGTTTAGCAGCGGTAGAGCAACTTCGCCAATTAACACAGCAGGTTGGAGTTGAGCTTTATGAAGATGAGAGCACAAAAAATCCAGTTGAAGTAGTAACTGCAGCGCTTAAAAAAGCAAATAGTGGAATATATGATGTAGTCTTGATAGATACAGCTGGCCGCCTAGCAATAGATAATGAACTTATGGATGAGCTAGAAGCTGTTAAATATGCAGCAAATCCTAGTGAAATATTCTATGTTGCAGACTCTATGACTGGTCAAGATGCAATAAAAACAGCAACTGCTTTTAAAGAAAAAATTGGAATAGATGGTGTAATTCTTAGTAAATACGATGGCGATTCAAAGGGTGGCATAGCTCTTGGATTATCATCTCAAGTTCAAGTACCTTTGCGTTTTATTGGTAGTGGCGAGAAGATAGAAGATTTAGAAGTGTTCTTGCCTGAGCGTGTTGTAAACCGCTTGATGGGCTTTGGAGACATAGAGGGATTGGCTGAGAGAACTTCATCTGTAATTGATGAAAAACAGGCTAAAAAATTTACTTCAAAAATAAAAAAAGGTGAATTTAACTTCAATGACTTTTTAGAGCAGATGGAGAGTATGAAGAAGATGGGTAGTATGAAATCTTTAATGGGTATGATTCCAGGTATGGGAAATATGTCCAAAGCCCTTAAAGATTTTGATCTTGAAAACTCAAGTGAGCTGAAAAATATAAAAGCTATGGTCTCTTCTATGACAATGAAAGAGAGAGAAAACCCAGATTTATTAAACAATTCCAGAAAGGGAAGAATTGCAAAGGGTTGCGGACTAGAGATAGTTGAGATAAATCGTATGATAAAACAGTTTAAAAATGCAGGAAAAATGGCAAAGAGATTTTCTGGTAAAAATGGAATGAAAGATCTTCAAGCTATGATGGGTCAAATGGGTGGAGCTGGAGCCTTTAGATAG
- the rpsP gene encoding 30S ribosomal protein S16, giving the protein MATVIRLTRMGRKKQPFYRIAVTDSRKRRDGGWIELIGHHNPMVAEKTTVVDNERLDYWLSVGAKMSDRVKKITGR; this is encoded by the coding sequence ATGGCAACAGTAATTCGCCTAACTAGAATGGGAAGAAAAAAACAACCTTTTTACCGTATTGCGGTAACAGATTCACGCAAACGCAGAGATGGTGGCTGGATAGAGTTAATAGGACATCACAATCCGATGGTAGCAGAGAAGACAACAGTTGTTGATAACGAGAGATTAGATTACTGGTTAAGCGTTGGCGCTAAAATGAGTGATCGTGTTAAAAAGATAACAGGTCGTTAA
- a CDS encoding KH domain-containing protein, protein MIADFVAQFAKLIASYPDDVRVEVKEGDETAEILLYANQSDIGKLIGKEGKMIGAIKTVISGCKAKDGMSYRINVEAIK, encoded by the coding sequence ATGATAGCTGATTTTGTCGCACAGTTTGCAAAACTTATAGCATCTTATCCAGATGATGTAAGAGTTGAAGTAAAAGAGGGCGATGAAACTGCTGAGATTCTTCTCTATGCTAATCAATCTGACATTGGTAAGTTGATTGGTAAAGAGGGCAAGATGATTGGTGCAATCAAGACTGTTATCTCTGGCTGTAAAGCTAAAGATGGTATGAGTTACCGTATAAATGTCGAAGCAATCAAATAA
- the rimM gene encoding ribosome maturation factor RimM (Essential for efficient processing of 16S rRNA), translating to MSKQSNKLLHIATIGKSVGLGGDMKLHIKSDFPEQFKKGVSFFINENETLTLSDINHERALIKFVGYNSPEDAKKLTNKNLYTTIERTRKECRLEKDEYFWFDIEGCSVVEDGKVLGIVDELDRMGITNYLCVITDETLVKSGFAKSFLIPFREPFTINTDIKEKIITVIGAMDILEAS from the coding sequence ATGTCGAAGCAATCAAATAAACTACTTCATATAGCAACAATCGGCAAGAGTGTCGGTTTAGGCGGCGATATGAAACTTCATATAAAGAGTGACTTTCCAGAACAATTTAAAAAAGGTGTCTCTTTTTTCATCAATGAAAATGAGACTCTTACTCTAAGTGATATAAATCATGAACGTGCTCTTATTAAATTTGTTGGATACAACTCCCCAGAAGATGCTAAAAAACTTACAAATAAAAACTTATATACAACCATTGAGAGAACAAGAAAAGAGTGCCGCTTAGAAAAGGATGAATATTTCTGGTTTGATATCGAGGGTTGTAGTGTGGTTGAAGATGGGAAAGTTTTAGGCATAGTAGATGAGCTTGATAGAATGGGCATAACAAATTATCTCTGTGTTATAACTGATGAGACTCTTGTTAAGAGTGGCTTTGCAAAAAGTTTTTTAATTCCATTTAGGGAACCTTTTACAATAAATACAGATATAAAAGAAAAAATAATAACTGTTATCGGTGCTATGGATATACTAGAAGCTTCATAA
- the trmD gene encoding tRNA (guanosine(37)-N1)-methyltransferase TrmD: MKFTFVTLFQNIVEGYFNDSILKRAIQKEILEVEYLNPRDFSDSRHNKVDDSAVGGGAGMVMNPQPLFDALDELKRVDSEVHILFLTPVAKSFKQNDAKRLSKKPHIAFVSGRYEGIDERVIEKYADEVFSIGDYILTGGELPSLVICDAISRNVDGVLGNSDSLSVESFETELLEAPSFSKPEIYKNISVPSEYLKGNHSKIRSLKLALSTCKTKFFRPEQLLKHKTQLH, from the coding sequence ATGAAATTTACTTTTGTAACGCTTTTTCAAAATATAGTTGAGGGTTATTTTAACGACTCAATTTTAAAAAGAGCAATTCAAAAAGAGATTTTAGAAGTAGAATATTTAAATCCTAGAGATTTTAGTGACTCAAGACATAATAAAGTAGATGATAGCGCAGTTGGTGGTGGTGCAGGAATGGTTATGAATCCACAACCACTTTTTGATGCGCTAGATGAGTTAAAAAGAGTGGATAGCGAAGTTCATATACTGTTTTTAACTCCAGTGGCAAAATCTTTTAAGCAGAATGACGCTAAGAGACTCTCTAAAAAACCCCATATAGCTTTTGTGAGTGGAAGATATGAGGGAATTGATGAGAGAGTTATTGAGAAATATGCTGATGAAGTTTTTAGCATAGGTGATTATATTTTAACTGGTGGAGAACTTCCATCTTTAGTTATTTGTGATGCTATCTCAAGGAACGTAGATGGAGTGCTTGGAAATAGTGACTCTTTAAGTGTAGAGAGTTTTGAAACAGAACTTTTAGAAGCACCATCTTTTTCTAAGCCAGAAATTTATAAAAACATAAGTGTTCCATCAGAATACTTAAAGGGAAATCACAGTAAAATTCGCTCACTAAAATTAGCTCTGTCCACATGTAAGACTAAATTCTTCAGGCCAGAGCAGCTTTTAAAGCACAAAACTCAGTTGCATTAG
- the rplS gene encoding 50S ribosomal protein L19: protein MRNKYIENFEKAQVVGKNIPDFRAGDTVRLAVTIKEGDKTRIQNYEGVCIAKRGQGTGQTITVRKIGANSIGIERIFPIYSDSINEITVIRRGRVRRAKLFYLRDLAGKAARIKELRRK, encoded by the coding sequence ATGAGAAATAAGTACATAGAAAACTTTGAAAAAGCGCAAGTAGTTGGAAAAAATATTCCAGATTTTCGTGCTGGTGATACTGTACGTTTAGCGGTAACAATTAAAGAGGGTGACAAAACTCGTATACAAAATTATGAGGGTGTTTGTATTGCAAAAAGAGGTCAAGGTACTGGTCAAACTATTACAGTACGTAAAATCGGTGCCAACAGCATAGGTATTGAGAGAATATTCCCAATATATAGCGACTCTATAAACGAGATAACAGTTATTCGTCGTGGTCGTGTTCGTCGTGCGAAACTATTTTATCTTCGTGACCTTGCTGGTAAAGCAGCGCGTATTAAAGAACTTAGAAGAAAATAA